A stretch of the Brevundimonas sp. MF30-B genome encodes the following:
- a CDS encoding NYN domain-containing protein, with protein sequence MVIHPSDRLAVFIDGANLYSAARSLQLELDFKRMNDWFAARARLVRTYYYTAIIEGEEFSPVRPLVDWLGYNGFSVVTKPVKRFTDSEGRSRTKGNMDIEIAVDVLSLSDRLEHVVLFSGDGDFRRLVEAVQAKGVRVTVISTTKSQPPHIADELRRQADSFLDLADLAPEFARPRRDA encoded by the coding sequence ATGGTCATTCACCCGTCCGACCGACTTGCGGTCTTCATCGACGGCGCCAACCTGTACTCCGCCGCACGATCGCTTCAGCTGGAGCTGGACTTCAAGCGGATGAACGACTGGTTCGCCGCCCGCGCCCGGCTGGTGCGGACCTATTATTACACGGCCATCATCGAGGGCGAAGAGTTCTCGCCGGTGCGGCCCCTGGTGGACTGGCTGGGCTATAACGGCTTCTCGGTCGTGACCAAGCCGGTCAAGCGGTTCACCGATTCCGAGGGCCGCAGCCGCACCAAGGGCAATATGGACATCGAGATTGCGGTCGATGTGCTGTCGCTGTCCGACAGGCTGGAGCATGTGGTGCTGTTTTCCGGCGACGGCGACTTCCGCCGTCTGGTTGAGGCGGTGCAGGCCAAGGGGGTGCGGGTGACCGTAATCTCGACGACCAAGAGCCAGCCGCCCCACATCGCCGACGAACTGCGCCGCCAGGCCGACAGCTTCCTGGATCTGGCCGACCTGGCGCCCGAGTTCGCGCGCCCGCGGCGCGACGCCTGA
- the folK gene encoding 2-amino-4-hydroxy-6-hydroxymethyldihydropteridine diphosphokinase, whose translation MTMGEYPCEYAGDLDQAVIVALGCNDKGPWRDCREALEAALARFRPEGLDVVARSSWWRSQAWPDPNDPPFLNGVVIVRTEYDPHAVMAALGRIEDAFGRQRSRPNAPRTLDLDLVAFGREQGDCTGLILPHPRAADRRFVMGPLAEIAPRWRHPVLDMTAGQLAETGLIGLDACPLR comes from the coding sequence ATGACCATGGGCGAATATCCGTGCGAATATGCGGGAGACCTCGATCAGGCGGTCATCGTCGCCCTGGGCTGCAATGACAAGGGGCCGTGGCGCGATTGCCGCGAGGCGCTGGAAGCTGCGCTGGCGCGATTCCGGCCCGAGGGCCTGGACGTCGTGGCGCGCTCGTCCTGGTGGAGATCCCAGGCCTGGCCCGACCCGAACGACCCGCCGTTTCTAAACGGGGTGGTGATTGTGCGCACCGAATACGATCCTCATGCCGTCATGGCCGCGCTCGGCCGAATCGAGGACGCCTTTGGCCGCCAGCGCTCGCGGCCCAATGCGCCCCGAACCCTGGACCTAGACCTCGTGGCCTTTGGGCGCGAGCAGGGTGATTGCACCGGCCTGATCCTGCCTCATCCGCGGGCGGCGGATCGCCGGTTCGTCATGGGCCCGCTGGCCGAGATCGCGCCGAGGTGGCGTCATCCAGTGCTGGATATGACTGCGGGGCAGCTGGCGGAGACAGGCTTGATAGGGTTGGACGCCTGCCCCTTGCGCTGA
- the rpoZ gene encoding DNA-directed RNA polymerase subunit omega has protein sequence MARVTVEDCIEKVPNRFGLVLLAGHRARAIANGAALLLDRDNDKNPVVALRELAEDKVVPDELRENIITTLQRVDERTEAEDEAETVKLLAEPQHMNMAEAELIRALQSDRDGGQEERY, from the coding sequence ATGGCCCGCGTCACCGTCGAAGACTGCATCGAGAAGGTTCCGAACCGGTTCGGCCTGGTCCTGCTGGCGGGTCACCGCGCGCGCGCGATCGCCAATGGCGCGGCCCTGCTGCTTGATCGCGACAACGACAAGAACCCTGTCGTGGCCCTGCGCGAGCTGGCCGAGGACAAGGTCGTGCCGGATGAACTGCGCGAGAACATCATCACCACCCTGCAGCGAGTTGATGAGCGGACCGAGGCAGAAGACGAGGCCGAAACGGTCAAGCTGCTGGCCGAGCCGCAGCACATGAACATGGCGGAGGCGGAACTGATCCGCGCGCTGCAAAGCGACCGCGACGGCGGTCAGGAGGAGCGCTACTGA
- a CDS encoding bifunctional (p)ppGpp synthetase/guanosine-3',5'-bis(diphosphate) 3'-pyrophosphohydrolase, with protein sequence MPVLRQFELIEAVKSYDPTADEALLNRAYVYAMKMHGSQLRASGDPYFAHPIQVAGILTDYRLDTATIVTALLHDVVEDTSATRDDIAQMFGEEVAVLVEGVTKLSRLELQAEHTRQAENLRKFILAISRDVRVLLVKLADRLHNMRTLQYVKPEKRERISRETLEVYAPLGRSIGIHSIASELEELAFTHLNPTAKTAIERRLEALKLEHGHAIEGVSSEVTRVLEEAGISARVPGRQKTPYSIWRKLQRKSVGFSSLSDIYGFRVIVDSEDDCYRALGVIHRAWPMVPERFKDFISTPKSNNYRSLHTTVVGPSGLRIEMQIRTEAMDRVAEDGVAAHWRYKNQAYGFDRQAMEADGGRDPLQNLRHLVQVIEHGEGGEDWVEHAKLEMYLDQVFVFTPKGALITLPRGGMALDFAYAVHTEVGDTAVGVKINGELKPMRTQLQNGDVVEIIRGAKRDIPADWRSLTVTGRARSAIRRHIRSSEREEFIKLGRAALEQTLERAEKALSEVTLTPGLETLAVADEAELFESIGRGRLSPSRVAEVLFPGLKGRLKAGPEKRRIDDAQARLFVRGGGLTPGVSVHFGACCTPVPGDRIVGILEPDKGLTVHTIDCQQLAEFADDDSVWQDLQWTPQAEHEAVASARIRATMKNAPGVLGQVSTLIGEAGGNILNLVMAHRQQDFFDVEIDVEVEDARHATTIIAALRANPSVDTVERARG encoded by the coding sequence ATGCCTGTCCTGCGCCAATTCGAACTGATCGAGGCCGTCAAGTCCTATGACCCGACGGCCGACGAGGCCCTGCTGAACCGGGCCTATGTCTATGCGATGAAGATGCACGGCTCGCAGCTGCGGGCCTCGGGCGATCCCTACTTCGCCCACCCGATCCAGGTCGCGGGCATTCTGACCGACTATCGGCTGGACACCGCCACCATCGTCACGGCCCTGCTGCACGACGTGGTCGAGGACACCTCCGCCACCCGCGACGACATCGCCCAGATGTTCGGCGAGGAGGTCGCCGTCCTGGTCGAAGGCGTGACCAAGCTGTCCCGGCTCGAGTTGCAGGCCGAGCACACGCGCCAGGCCGAGAACCTGCGCAAGTTCATCCTGGCGATTTCGCGAGACGTTCGGGTGCTGCTGGTCAAGCTGGCGGACCGTCTGCACAACATGCGCACGCTTCAGTATGTGAAGCCCGAGAAGCGCGAGCGCATCAGCCGCGAGACGCTGGAAGTCTACGCCCCGCTGGGTCGATCGATCGGCATCCACTCCATCGCCTCCGAGCTGGAAGAGCTGGCCTTCACCCACCTGAATCCCACGGCCAAGACCGCGATCGAGCGGCGGCTGGAGGCGCTGAAGCTGGAGCACGGCCACGCCATCGAGGGCGTGTCGAGCGAGGTGACGCGAGTCCTGGAGGAGGCGGGCATCTCCGCCCGCGTGCCGGGCCGGCAGAAGACGCCCTATTCGATCTGGCGCAAGCTGCAGAGGAAGTCGGTGGGCTTCTCCAGCCTGTCGGACATCTACGGCTTCCGTGTCATCGTCGATAGCGAGGACGACTGCTACCGCGCGCTGGGTGTGATCCACCGCGCCTGGCCCATGGTGCCCGAGCGGTTCAAGGACTTCATCTCGACGCCCAAGTCCAACAACTACCGCAGCCTGCACACCACGGTGGTCGGCCCGTCGGGTCTGCGAATCGAGATGCAGATCCGCACCGAGGCCATGGACCGCGTGGCCGAAGACGGGGTTGCGGCGCACTGGCGCTACAAGAACCAGGCCTATGGCTTCGACCGTCAGGCCATGGAGGCGGACGGCGGGCGCGACCCGCTGCAGAACCTCCGACACCTGGTTCAGGTGATCGAGCATGGCGAGGGCGGCGAGGACTGGGTCGAGCACGCCAAGCTGGAGATGTATCTGGATCAGGTCTTCGTCTTCACCCCGAAGGGCGCTCTGATCACTCTGCCGCGCGGGGGCATGGCTCTGGACTTCGCCTACGCTGTCCACACCGAGGTGGGCGACACGGCCGTGGGCGTGAAGATCAACGGCGAGCTGAAGCCGATGCGCACTCAGCTCCAGAACGGCGACGTGGTCGAGATAATTCGCGGCGCCAAGCGCGACATCCCTGCCGACTGGCGCAGCCTGACTGTGACCGGCCGCGCGCGCTCGGCCATCCGCCGGCACATCCGCAGCTCCGAGCGCGAGGAGTTCATCAAGCTGGGCCGCGCTGCGTTGGAACAGACGCTGGAGCGGGCTGAGAAGGCGTTGTCCGAAGTCACCCTGACCCCCGGGCTTGAGACCTTGGCCGTCGCCGACGAGGCTGAGCTGTTCGAGTCCATCGGGCGCGGCCGACTTAGCCCGTCCCGCGTGGCCGAGGTTCTGTTCCCCGGCCTCAAGGGCCGGCTCAAGGCTGGGCCTGAGAAGAGGCGGATCGACGACGCTCAGGCGCGTCTGTTCGTGCGCGGCGGCGGTCTGACGCCGGGCGTTTCGGTGCATTTCGGCGCCTGCTGCACGCCGGTGCCAGGCGACCGCATCGTCGGCATTCTGGAGCCGGACAAGGGGCTGACGGTCCACACCATCGACTGTCAGCAGTTGGCCGAATTCGCCGATGACGATTCGGTCTGGCAGGATCTGCAGTGGACGCCGCAGGCCGAGCACGAGGCCGTCGCGTCGGCTCGCATCCGCGCCACCATGAAGAATGCGCCGGGCGTTCTGGGTCAGGTTTCGACACTGATCGGCGAGGCCGGCGGCAACATTCTGAACCTGGTGATGGCGCACCGGCAGCAGGACTTTTTCGACGTCGAGATCGATGTCGAGGTCGAGGACGCCCGGCACGCCACCACCATCATCGCCGCGCTCCGCGCCAATCCGTCGGTCGACACCGTCGAACGCGCCCGCGGCTGA
- a CDS encoding TIGR00730 family Rossman fold protein, with protein sequence MTPEEQALANQAQVASPSYRLAAKDSDFILGDSMRGVRFLMEYAKAEEALRAWGVRSTLVVFGSARVGADGEGRHSYWYEQARRFGRIASERGGAFRGSPGEPRDNVIATGGGPGIMQAANQGAHEAGAPSIGFNVTLPHEQFPNPWSTPELTFQFHYFAMRKMHLAMRANALVVFPGGFGTLDELFEILTLRQTGKAPPIPIVLFDEAYWRSVVNFDALIEHGMVKASDMDLFAFADDAETVWTKLLEGGLKPGADIE encoded by the coding sequence ATGACGCCCGAAGAACAAGCCCTCGCCAATCAGGCGCAGGTCGCCTCGCCCTCCTATCGCCTCGCCGCCAAGGATTCCGACTTCATCCTGGGCGATTCCATGCGCGGCGTGCGCTTCCTGATGGAGTACGCCAAGGCCGAAGAGGCCCTGCGCGCCTGGGGCGTGCGTTCGACCCTGGTGGTGTTCGGCTCGGCGCGCGTCGGCGCGGACGGCGAGGGGCGGCATTCCTACTGGTACGAGCAGGCGCGCCGGTTCGGCCGCATCGCGTCCGAGCGGGGCGGAGCCTTCAGGGGCTCGCCGGGCGAACCGCGCGACAACGTCATCGCCACGGGCGGCGGGCCGGGCATCATGCAGGCGGCCAATCAGGGCGCGCACGAAGCTGGCGCTCCATCGATCGGCTTCAACGTCACCTTGCCGCACGAGCAGTTTCCGAACCCGTGGTCGACACCCGAGCTGACGTTTCAGTTCCACTATTTCGCCATGCGCAAGATGCACCTGGCCATGCGGGCCAATGCGCTTGTGGTCTTCCCCGGCGGCTTCGGCACGCTGGACGAGCTGTTCGAGATCCTGACCCTGCGCCAGACCGGCAAGGCGCCGCCGATCCCGATCGTCCTGTTCGACGAGGCCTACTGGCGTTCGGTCGTCAACTTCGACGCCCTGATCGAGCACGGGATGGTCAAGGCCTCGGACATGGACCTGTTCGCCTTCGCCGACGACGCGGAAACCGTCTGGACCAAGCTGCTGGAAGGCGGGCTGAAGCCGGGCGCGGATATCGAGTAG
- the pyrE gene encoding orotate phosphoribosyltransferase encodes MTSDDVLSEFRDAGALREGHFVLSSGLHSPVFLQKNLVFMDGRRCERLCKALAEKITATVGPVDAAISPAVGGIIPGYETARHLNVRSMYVERVDGAFKLRRGFHVEQGEKVVMVEDIVTTGLSSRECIAAIQEAGGTVVAAACIVDRSGGRADVGVPLIALATLDVPAYPADALPPELAALPVEDPGSRRLVK; translated from the coding sequence ATGACCTCCGACGACGTTCTCTCCGAATTCCGTGACGCCGGCGCTCTTCGCGAAGGGCATTTCGTGCTGTCGTCCGGCCTGCACAGCCCGGTCTTCCTGCAGAAGAACCTGGTCTTCATGGACGGCAGACGCTGCGAGCGGCTGTGCAAGGCGCTGGCCGAGAAGATCACGGCGACGGTCGGTCCGGTGGATGCGGCGATCTCGCCGGCGGTCGGTGGGATCATCCCCGGCTATGAGACCGCCAGGCATCTGAACGTGCGGTCCATGTACGTCGAGCGCGTGGACGGCGCCTTCAAGTTGCGGCGGGGCTTTCATGTCGAGCAGGGCGAGAAGGTCGTGATGGTTGAAGACATCGTCACCACCGGCCTGTCGTCGCGCGAATGCATCGCCGCCATTCAGGAGGCGGGCGGCACGGTCGTCGCGGCCGCCTGCATCGTGGATCGCTCGGGCGGGCGCGCCGACGTGGGCGTGCCGCTGATCGCGCTGGCCACTCTGGACGTGCCGGCCTATCCGGCCGACGCCCTGCCGCCCGAACTGGCCGCTCTGCCGGTCGAGGATCCCGGCAGTCGACGGCTGGTGAAATAG